A segment of the Sphingomicrobium flavum genome:
CCGCCCGCCAGCAGCACCGCGCGCCGCACCCGGTCGAACCGTTCAGCGCCCCAATTCTGGCCCACGATCGCACCGATCGACCCCGACAGCGCCAGCAATGGCACCACCGCAAAGCTCTGCAACCGCCCGCCCGCGCCAAAGCCCGCCACCGCGTCCTGCCCCTGCTGGGCAATCAGTGCGGTCAGCACCGCCAGCCCCATCGGATTGACGCTGTTGGAAAAGGCCGCCGGCCCCGCCACCTTCATGATCGCCTTGGTCCCGTCGGCCCAGTGCAGGCGTTTGAGGCAGGCAAAGGAAAAAGGCAGCCCCTCGCTCTGGAACATGAAAAAACCCAGCGCCGCCGCCACCAGCCAGCCGCCGATGGTCGCATAGGCCGCCCCGGCGATGCCGAACCCTTCGAACCCGAATGCCCCGGTGATCAGGATCGGGTCGAGCACCCAGTTCACCGCCGCATAGGCAATCAGGATCGACGAACTCTTCTTCGCCGCCCCCTGCCCGCGCAGCCCGCCATTGATGCCGAACATCAGGAAGAACAGCGGAAAGCCCAGCGCAAAGGGCAGCATATAGGCATCGATCAGCGGTAACAGCTCGACGTCCGCCTGCATCAGCTCGAACAGGGGCATGCGCAGCGCCAGGATCAGCCCGGCAAAGGCCAGCCCGCAAATCGCCGCCAGCGCGATCGACAGGTTGGCGCGGTCATGCGCCCTTGCCCTGTCGCCGCTCCCCAGCGCCCGGCTCACCACCGAACTCGTCCCCGCCATCAGCCCCACACCCAGCGAGGACAGCGCCACCGTTACCGGAAAGATGAAACTCACCGCCGCCAGCGCTTCGGCGCTCAGCTGCCCGATGAAATACGCATCGATGATCCCCACCGACATGATCGCCGCCACCCCCAGCAACATGGGCGAGGTCTGCGACCATAAATGCCCGGCTATCGAACCGGTAACGAGCTTTGCGGGGGAAGAGGCCATTTGACGCTGCGCTAGCCCATGCGCCGCGCGCGAGCCAGTCTCTATCGTGCGCCCGCCCGACCCGTCGGGCACTGCTCGCGCAGCGGACAGCCCGCGCAGTCGGGGCGCGAGGGGCGGCAAGTGGTCTGGCCCAGTTTCTTCACCAGCAGGTGATGCTCGTCGACGTCGCCCGCGCTCCAGTCGGGTGGCAGTGCGGACATCAGCGCGTCATAGGCCCGCCGCGTATCAGACCTTGGCGGCACCAGCCCCAGCCGCTGCATCACGCGGCGATGATGCCCGTCGATCACCAGTACGGGCCGGGCAAAACGCGAAGTGTTCATCACTCCCGCGCTGATCTTGCGCGCCACGCCGGGCAGCGTCTCCAGCCAGTCCATCGCTTCATGGGTCGGCAGGTTCGACAGGTGCATCAGGCTGACCTCGCCGCGCTCGGCGATGATGGCGCCAAGACACGCCTTCAGCCGCTCGGCCGCCACGGCCGGGTAGGTCGCCCCCGCCAGCATCGCCTGCAGCTCGGCCAGCGGCGCCGCTGCCACTTTTTCCCAGCTTCCAAAACGCTCGAGCAGCGCATCGGTATTGGCGTTGGAAATCTCGGTCTTGGTCCGCGCGCCGATCACGCCCTGCACCAGCGTCCACACCGGATCGAGCCGCCGCGGATCGTCCCGTTCGACCCTCCCGAAGCGCCCGATCAGCGCCTGCTGCACCGCCGCCAGCGCCGCGCACCGGGGATCATTGCCGAATGGAAGTTCCATGCCCCTCAAGATGGGGTGCGGACCGGCTTTTGGCTAGCGCGCCTCGCCGCTCATGAGGTCCATGTTCACATAGCCTTCCTTGCCCGCTCCGCCAAAGCTGATCTTGCAATAGGTGGAATCGACTTCGCAGGTCTTGATGAAGCCGCCATCGCCAGGCTCCACCATGCCCACCAGCCCGGTGCGCGGGCTCGCGCCCATGGTCGCCGGGATCGCCTGCTCACCGCGATTATAATAGGGAATGTCGGGCGAATAGCGACTGGTCCAGTCGGGATCTTCCACGGTTTCGGGGATTGCGGGCTGACCCGGACGGCCTTCCAGATAGGGGCTGTCATTCTCGGCCAGATCATTGGCGACTGGCGTGGCTTCGTTCACCAGCACGATATCATTGTCGATGACATTGTTGCCGATATCGTCTTCGGCAGCGCAGGCGACCAGCGCCAGCGGCGCGGCGAAGAAAAACGCTTTGTTCATGGGTTGAGCGACCTTCGATGGTTACAGGCCGCACCAATGCGCCATCGCGAGCCCGGTTCCCTGATTCTCGAGCGACCCGCTGCACGGCGGCACCCACGCCATCATCGTCGCGTCAGTCGCTGTGGCTGGCCCACCTCGCGGTCCCTGCTTCGCGGCCCGCTCGGAATAACTGCGTCGGACAGCCCCCGGCTGTCCTTGGGCAGTTATTCCCATTCAATGGTCCCGGGCGGCTTGGACGTATAGTCGTAGACCACCCGGTTGATGCCCTTCACTTCATTGACGATGCGCGTCGCGCAGCCCGTCAGGAAGGCCGCGTCAAAGGGATAGACGTCCGCTGTCATGCCATCGACGCTGGTCACGGCGCGCAGCCCGCAGACGCTGTCATAGGTGCGATGATCGCCCATCACGCCCACTGTTTTCACCGG
Coding sequences within it:
- a CDS encoding MATE family efflux transporter — translated: MLLGVAAIMSVGIIDAYFIGQLSAEALAAVSFIFPVTVALSSLGVGLMAGTSSVVSRALGSGDRARAHDRANLSIALAAICGLAFAGLILALRMPLFELMQADVELLPLIDAYMLPFALGFPLFFLMFGINGGLRGQGAAKKSSSILIAYAAVNWVLDPILITGAFGFEGFGIAGAAYATIGGWLVAAALGFFMFQSEGLPFSFACLKRLHWADGTKAIMKVAGPAAFSNSVNPMGLAVLTALIAQQGQDAVAGFGAGGRLQSFAVVPLLALSGSIGAIVGQNWGAERFDRVRRAVLLAGGFCIAYGLVTAALLVWARESLAGLFSDDAAVQGQIMRYLSIAAWGYATYGILIVSNGAMNAVGYAGIALGQSVFRMAALMVPAAFLLRPGWGADGVYAAELLANLGGGLTGAALLWWLFWHRRKAA
- a CDS encoding endonuclease III domain-containing protein, which produces MELPFGNDPRCAALAAVQQALIGRFGRVERDDPRRLDPVWTLVQGVIGARTKTEISNANTDALLERFGSWEKVAAAPLAELQAMLAGATYPAVAAERLKACLGAIIAERGEVSLMHLSNLPTHEAMDWLETLPGVARKISAGVMNTSRFARPVLVIDGHHRRVMQRLGLVPPRSDTRRAYDALMSALPPDWSAGDVDEHHLLVKKLGQTTCRPSRPDCAGCPLREQCPTGRAGAR